From the Nitrobacter hamburgensis X14 genome, one window contains:
- the eboE gene encoding metabolite traffic protein EboE, giving the protein MKVDQLAGNVNLTYCTNIHAGESWPDIRASLDAHVPAIKAAVAPDRPLGIGLRLSGEAAAVARQPEQLAAFREQLANLGAYVFTINAFPFGPFHGVRVKEHVYLPDWRSAERIAFTADSAAVLAAVLPDGTDGSISTVPGAFKPNGRAHGAVAAIAAGLMQAVADLVTIERRTGKRIALALEPEPCCFLETTDESLAFFQDVLLQAEALDLLAAGIGEDRSGAEAMLRRHLGICYDICHGSVEYEDPVAALDRLLAAGIAVPKVQLSAAMRVPAMADALIDAVMRYDDGVYLHQTIVRGPSGLTRYVDLPDAVAAFKEGRARGEWRIHCHVPLFLSDLGEIGSTHADLVSTLAALRRKPRSSHLEIETYTWDVLPEKLRTGSKAADIAREISFCVKELVG; this is encoded by the coding sequence ATGAAAGTCGACCAGCTTGCAGGCAATGTAAACCTGACCTACTGCACCAATATCCATGCCGGCGAGAGCTGGCCGGATATCCGTGCCAGCCTCGATGCGCATGTCCCCGCCATCAAGGCGGCGGTAGCACCGGATCGCCCGCTCGGAATCGGCTTGCGGCTGTCGGGTGAGGCCGCGGCCGTGGCGCGGCAACCGGAGCAGTTGGCAGCCTTTCGCGAGCAGCTCGCCAACCTCGGCGCCTACGTCTTCACCATCAATGCCTTTCCGTTCGGTCCTTTCCATGGCGTTCGCGTCAAGGAGCATGTCTACCTGCCGGATTGGCGCAGCGCCGAGCGCATCGCGTTCACCGCCGACAGCGCCGCCGTGCTTGCCGCTGTGCTGCCTGACGGCACTGACGGCAGCATCTCTACCGTGCCCGGGGCGTTCAAGCCCAATGGCCGCGCCCATGGCGCCGTCGCCGCGATTGCTGCCGGCCTGATGCAGGCAGTTGCCGATCTGGTGACGATCGAGCGGCGAACCGGCAAGCGCATTGCCCTCGCACTAGAACCCGAACCGTGCTGTTTCCTCGAAACCACAGATGAAAGCCTGGCCTTCTTCCAGGACGTCCTGTTGCAGGCCGAGGCGCTCGACCTGCTCGCGGCAGGCATTGGCGAAGACCGCAGCGGCGCCGAAGCCATGCTGCGCCGTCATCTCGGTATCTGCTACGATATCTGCCATGGATCGGTCGAATATGAAGATCCGGTTGCTGCGCTGGACCGGCTGCTGGCGGCCGGCATTGCGGTGCCGAAGGTTCAGCTCTCCGCGGCGATGCGCGTTCCTGCGATGGCCGATGCGCTGATCGACGCGGTGATGCGCTATGACGATGGTGTGTATCTGCACCAGACCATTGTGCGCGGGCCGTCAGGGCTGACGCGCTATGTTGACTTGCCGGATGCCGTCGCGGCGTTCAAGGAGGGCCGCGCCCGCGGCGAATGGCGGATTCATTGCCATGTGCCGCTGTTTCTGTCCGACCTTGGCGAGATCGGATCGACGCATGCCGATCTGGTATCGACGCTGGCGGCGCTCCGTCGGAAACCCCGATCGTCCCATCTGGAAATCGAGACCTACACCTGGGACGTGCTGCCGGAGAAACTGCGAACAGGATCCAAGGCCGCCGATATCGCGCGCGAGATTTCGTTCTGCGTCAAGGAACTGGTCGGATGA
- a CDS encoding UbiA family prenyltransferase, which yields MSATVTTMPGLSTLLRLGRVSNVPTVWTNVLAGSIIAGGAQFPTEIVPIILAMTAFYVGGMYLNDYFDRAIDARERPGRPIDAGKISAGSVLSIGFGLLVLGVMLMMTFGTGAVLCGLLLGSVIVLYDVWHKGNALSPVVMGLCRALVYVGTGVAVTGGISNPMIVGAVALACHVAGITYAAKQESLDRVGKLWPLALLAVPLFVALPVLFSGWIIVAAFVLLLAADAFAIWLLAKRPVQRGVPLAVSGLIAAICLVDALAIAAAGGGFVIVAVCALGYPLTRLFQRSIPGT from the coding sequence ATGAGTGCGACTGTCACCACGATGCCCGGTTTGTCGACCTTGTTGCGTCTCGGCCGGGTTTCCAACGTGCCGACGGTGTGGACCAACGTTCTGGCGGGCTCCATCATCGCCGGCGGCGCACAGTTCCCGACTGAAATCGTGCCGATTATCCTCGCTATGACCGCGTTCTATGTCGGCGGCATGTATCTCAACGATTATTTCGACCGCGCCATCGACGCGCGCGAGCGCCCCGGCCGGCCGATCGATGCCGGCAAAATTAGCGCCGGCTCGGTGTTGTCGATCGGCTTTGGCCTGCTGGTGCTCGGCGTCATGCTGATGATGACGTTCGGGACCGGTGCGGTCCTGTGCGGCCTGCTGCTGGGCAGCGTGATCGTGCTCTATGATGTCTGGCATAAAGGTAATGCGCTCAGTCCCGTCGTGATGGGATTGTGCCGTGCGCTGGTCTACGTCGGAACCGGCGTTGCAGTGACCGGCGGCATTTCGAACCCGATGATCGTCGGCGCCGTCGCGTTGGCGTGTCATGTTGCCGGCATTACCTATGCGGCCAAACAGGAGAGCCTCGACCGCGTTGGGAAACTTTGGCCGCTGGCGCTGCTCGCCGTGCCGTTGTTTGTGGCGCTGCCGGTTCTGTTCAGCGGATGGATCATTGTTGCGGCTTTTGTCCTGCTGTTGGCGGCCGACGCATTTGCGATCTGGTTGCTGGCGAAGCGGCCGGTCCAGCGTGGCGTGCCGTTGGCGGTGTCCGGATTGATCGCGGCGATTTGTCTGGTCGATGCACTGGCGATTGCCGCTGCCGGAGGCGGGTTCGTTATCGTCGCGGTCTGCGCGCTGGGCTATCCGCTGACACGGCTTTTCCAGAGGTCGATTCCCGGCACATGA
- a CDS encoding EboA domain-containing protein, producing MPAFESRRPQETLNEFLALADGWIAERTDERGAAWFRGALSEVATATTERPLSVAIGLAPRRLGKADLALPATDLARAEALRPGLDLSDWSIDQLARVALMVRSYGGDDAAFAARFDSFCTTAEINELIALCRGLPLYPNAALNEPRAREAVRSGMKPVFEAVAHRNPYPLESFAEDSWNQMVVKAFFIGSTLWPIQGLDERANPRLARMLVGLAQERWAADRPVSGELWRCVAPHYDGEGFTALAHGWNAGSVRERLAIVLALRGSSRIEGLLMQGVPIQEIAKLQERLELEKISWRDLA from the coding sequence ATGCCTGCTTTCGAATCCCGCCGACCCCAAGAGACGCTGAATGAATTTCTCGCATTGGCCGACGGCTGGATCGCCGAACGGACCGACGAGCGCGGCGCCGCCTGGTTTCGCGGGGCCCTCAGCGAGGTGGCAACGGCCACGACCGAACGGCCGCTGAGCGTGGCGATCGGTCTGGCGCCGCGACGACTGGGCAAGGCCGATCTGGCGCTGCCGGCGACGGATCTGGCGCGCGCGGAAGCATTGCGTCCGGGTCTTGATCTCAGCGACTGGAGCATCGATCAACTGGCGCGGGTCGCGCTGATGGTCCGCAGTTATGGCGGCGACGATGCCGCCTTTGCGGCGCGGTTCGACAGCTTCTGCACCACCGCTGAAATCAATGAATTGATTGCGCTGTGTCGCGGGCTTCCGCTTTATCCCAACGCCGCGTTGAACGAGCCGCGTGCGCGCGAAGCGGTGCGCTCCGGCATGAAGCCGGTGTTCGAAGCCGTTGCCCATCGCAATCCGTATCCCCTGGAGTCTTTTGCGGAAGACTCCTGGAACCAGATGGTGGTGAAAGCATTCTTTATCGGCTCGACGCTCTGGCCGATCCAGGGACTGGATGAACGCGCCAACCCCCGTCTCGCGCGCATGCTGGTGGGACTGGCGCAGGAGCGTTGGGCGGCCGACCGCCCAGTCAGCGGGGAGCTATGGCGATGCGTCGCCCCGCACTACGACGGCGAAGGCTTTACTGCGCTCGCGCATGGCTGGAATGCGGGAAGCGTTAGAGAGCGCCTCGCGATCGTACTGGCGCTGCGGGGATCGTCGCGGATTGAAGGTCTGCTGATGCAAGGTGTGCCGATACAAGAGATTGCGAAACTTCAAGAGAGACTAGAACTGGAGAAAATTAGCTGGCGGGATCTGGCATGA
- a CDS encoding DUF6220 domain-containing protein has product MAVAILIQFFIAGMSSLTAPDWWDYHKIWISFFQWLVLPLPLLAWFCGKPRIGRLSLASLLIAQIALQYVLVHRALDGRLPIGVGLHAVNGAVMLVVATALTLGWNDA; this is encoded by the coding sequence TTGGCCGTTGCCATTCTTATTCAATTTTTTATCGCGGGCATGTCGTCACTGACAGCGCCGGATTGGTGGGACTATCACAAGATATGGATCAGCTTTTTCCAATGGCTGGTCTTGCCGTTACCGCTATTAGCCTGGTTTTGCGGGAAGCCACGTATCGGCCGACTCTCGCTGGCGTCGCTCCTGATTGCGCAGATTGCGTTGCAATACGTTCTTGTTCACCGCGCGCTCGATGGCCGCCTGCCGATTGGCGTCGGACTTCATGCGGTCAATGGTGCGGTGATGCTGGTCGTCGCGACCGCGTTGACGCTCGGTTGGAATGACGCATGA
- a CDS encoding PQQ-dependent sugar dehydrogenase: MRAMALAAVLAATTMVIPAAAYAQQVPAGPADVAKPGGKIPGAQKLALVKVADGFHDPVGVTAANDGSGRIFVVERAGRVRIVGKDGKVLPEPFIDLTNFNPLGSDVQTGFVEQGLWSIAFHPKFKDNGYVFVHYASLPFNGASIIARITVDPKSPNHVTSEQLTKSIKVLMNIPQPYYNHYGGMIAFGPDGKLYIGKGDAGWEGDPLNAGQNINVLWGKLLRIDVDTPDDVAYAIPKDNPFAKADKAQLMSLFGINEQGFAQNKIGSRPEIWAYGLRNPYMFHFDQKSGDLFIADVGQNHWEEIDYQPAASKGGENYGWKFNQGSYCHPALSEDQKCPIVGVLPAAEYPHDQPFETGPKAKEGTGCSAQGLGVANYGGMNKTYLVGDWCSGRLFGVAWDSSANKWQMQEFMQTQLQFTAGNVDADGFVLATNCYCFYTDDKGPNANPVGALWRIIPADKVTPDMEVAKTKSNQK; this comes from the coding sequence ATGAGAGCGATGGCGCTCGCTGCCGTTTTGGCGGCGACAACAATGGTGATACCTGCTGCTGCCTATGCACAGCAGGTGCCGGCAGGTCCGGCAGATGTTGCAAAACCAGGTGGAAAAATTCCAGGCGCCCAGAAATTGGCGCTCGTTAAGGTAGCTGACGGATTTCATGATCCGGTCGGCGTGACCGCAGCCAATGACGGCTCCGGGCGTATCTTCGTGGTCGAACGCGCCGGCCGCGTCAGGATCGTCGGCAAGGACGGCAAGGTGCTGCCTGAGCCGTTCATCGATCTCACCAATTTCAATCCGCTTGGTTCGGACGTGCAGACCGGGTTTGTCGAGCAGGGACTGTGGTCGATCGCATTTCATCCCAAGTTCAAGGACAACGGTTACGTCTTTGTCCACTACGCGTCGCTGCCGTTCAACGGCGCTTCCATCATCGCGCGGATCACCGTCGATCCCAAGAGCCCGAACCATGTCACATCGGAACAGCTCACCAAGAGCATCAAGGTTCTGATGAACATCCCGCAGCCCTACTACAATCACTACGGCGGCATGATCGCGTTCGGCCCCGACGGCAAATTGTACATCGGCAAGGGTGACGCCGGCTGGGAAGGCGATCCGCTCAATGCCGGGCAGAACATCAATGTGCTCTGGGGCAAGCTGCTGCGTATCGACGTCGATACGCCGGATGATGTGGCTTACGCCATTCCAAAGGACAATCCGTTCGCCAAGGCGGACAAGGCTCAACTGATGTCGCTGTTTGGCATCAACGAGCAGGGTTTTGCGCAAAACAAAATCGGTTCGCGTCCGGAGATCTGGGCTTACGGCCTGCGCAATCCCTACATGTTCCACTTCGACCAGAAGTCGGGTGACCTGTTCATCGCCGATGTCGGACAGAACCACTGGGAGGAGATCGACTACCAGCCGGCGGCGTCGAAGGGTGGAGAAAACTACGGCTGGAAGTTCAACCAGGGCTCATATTGCCACCCGGCGCTGTCGGAAGATCAGAAGTGCCCGATCGTCGGCGTGTTGCCGGCGGCGGAATACCCCCACGACCAGCCGTTCGAGACCGGCCCCAAGGCCAAAGAGGGTACCGGATGTTCGGCCCAGGGACTTGGCGTCGCCAATTACGGCGGCATGAACAAGACCTATCTGGTCGGAGACTGGTGTTCCGGCCGTCTGTTCGGCGTGGCCTGGGATAGCAGCGCCAACAAGTGGCAGATGCAGGAGTTCATGCAGACCCAGTTGCAGTTTACTGCCGGCAATGTCGATGCCGACGGCTTCGTGCTCGCAACCAACTGCTACTGCTTCTACACCGACGACAAGGGGCCGAATGCCAATCCGGTGGGCGCGCTCTGGCGCATCATACCTGCCGACAAGGTTACGCCCGACATGGAGGTCGCGAAGACAAAAAGTAACCAAAAGTAA
- a CDS encoding c-type cytochrome, whose amino-acid sequence MQLKLLSASRVSLLALAVTVIAGALGLLPAAAGDLVDFKSPLDNSPMTFPLQAGEIETPAVKNFKATGVNEYRGNADAIAEGKKLYTANCIICHGADGTGKMGPTLVGKDVVYPQALTDPGMFSIIYGGASGAMQSFFRRGMQQDQILKIIAYVRTLDK is encoded by the coding sequence ATGCAATTGAAACTCCTCTCAGCCTCTCGCGTGTCGCTGTTGGCGTTGGCGGTAACAGTAATAGCGGGTGCGCTCGGTCTGTTGCCGGCAGCGGCCGGTGATCTGGTGGACTTCAAGAGTCCGCTGGACAATTCGCCCATGACGTTCCCGCTGCAGGCCGGCGAGATTGAGACGCCGGCGGTGAAAAATTTCAAGGCGACCGGCGTCAATGAGTACAGAGGGAATGCCGACGCCATCGCCGAGGGCAAAAAACTGTATACGGCGAATTGTATTATCTGCCATGGAGCCGACGGCACCGGAAAGATGGGCCCGACCCTGGTCGGTAAAGACGTCGTTTATCCGCAAGCACTGACCGACCCCGGCATGTTCTCCATCATCTATGGCGGCGCCAGCGGCGCGATGCAGTCGTTCTTCCGCCGCGGCATGCAGCAGGACCAGATACTGAAAATCATCGCTTATGTGAGAACACTCGATAAATGA
- a CDS encoding TatD family hydrolase, whose amino-acid sequence MTTIGSSFPGAFACDSDSLKELLGDTTLNCPCCNGRLTPEKLARLLDDVQRLAQGRVPTQAAAAAQPSSGVSPMGIIIDSHAHMISRTTDDYEAMAKAGVVAVIEPAFWLGQPRTNVGSFIDYFSLISGFERFRAGQFGIRHYCTIGLNPKEANNEALAEAVIDVLPRFLVKEGVVAMGELGYDEQTPLEDKALRAQIELAKEFELPIMIHTPHRDKRPGTLRTMDVLKEHGFDPARCVIDHNNEETIREVRDRGYWCAFSIYPNTKMGSKRMAAIVENYGPERLIVDSACDWGVSDPLAVAKTARLMAQHGISAEAIHQVVYGNALKVYGLNAEMKEEHWLAPSAIDQRTLYEGNSVLRGGQTPRIEQPRRGADELQIT is encoded by the coding sequence ATGACCACGATCGGCTCATCGTTCCCTGGTGCCTTCGCGTGTGATTCCGACTCCTTAAAAGAACTGCTCGGAGACACCACGCTGAACTGCCCCTGCTGCAACGGCCGGCTGACGCCCGAGAAGCTGGCGCGGCTGTTGGACGATGTACAGAGACTGGCGCAAGGACGTGTGCCCACCCAGGCGGCTGCAGCCGCGCAGCCCTCCAGCGGCGTCAGCCCCATGGGCATAATCATCGATTCGCACGCGCACATGATCTCGCGCACCACCGACGATTATGAAGCGATGGCCAAGGCCGGCGTGGTCGCAGTCATCGAGCCGGCGTTCTGGCTCGGGCAGCCGCGAACCAATGTCGGCAGCTTCATTGACTATTTCTCGCTGATCTCGGGTTTCGAGCGCTTTCGCGCCGGCCAGTTCGGCATTCGCCATTACTGCACGATCGGGCTCAATCCCAAGGAAGCCAATAACGAAGCTCTGGCTGAAGCGGTGATCGATGTGCTGCCGCGCTTTCTGGTCAAGGAAGGCGTCGTGGCCATGGGCGAACTGGGTTACGACGAGCAGACTCCGCTCGAAGACAAAGCGTTGCGGGCGCAGATCGAACTCGCCAAGGAGTTTGAGCTTCCGATCATGATTCACACGCCGCATCGCGACAAGCGGCCGGGCACGTTACGAACCATGGACGTGCTAAAAGAGCATGGCTTCGACCCGGCGCGTTGCGTCATCGACCATAACAATGAAGAGACCATTCGCGAGGTTCGCGATCGCGGGTATTGGTGCGCGTTTTCGATTTATCCCAATACTAAGATGGGCAGCAAGCGGATGGCGGCGATCGTCGAGAACTATGGCCCGGAGCGCCTGATCGTGGATTCCGCGTGTGATTGGGGCGTATCGGATCCGCTCGCGGTCGCCAAGACCGCGCGCCTGATGGCGCAACACGGCATCAGCGCCGAAGCCATTCATCAGGTGGTCTATGGCAACGCGCTGAAAGTCTACGGCTTGAATGCCGAAATGAAGGAGGAGCACTGGCTGGCGCCATCGGCGATCGATCAGCGCACGCTCTACGAAGGCAACTCGGTGCTGCGCGGCGGTCAGACGCCCCGTATCGAGCAGCCGCGCCGCGGCGCGGACGAACTGCAAATCACCTGA